The nucleotide sequence CCCCGTACGGGGACGATCTCCAGCTCGCCCTGTACCTCTGCTACGAACTGCACTACCGCGGGTTCGCGGGCGTGTCGCCCGACCGTGAGTGGGACCCCGCGCTGCTGCGGGTCCGTGCAGCGCTCGAACACCGTTTCCTGACCGCCCTGCGCGAGGACACCCCCGTCCACGACAGCGTCGACGACGCGCTGGCGGAGCTGCTCGTCGAGCCCGCCGAGGGCACCGGCGTCAGTCATTTCCTCGCCGCCGAGGGCGAGCTGTGGCAGGTGCGCGAGTACGCCGCCCAGCGGTCCCTGTACCACCTGAAGGAGGCGGACCCGCACGCGTGGGTGCTGCCGAGGCTGTGGGGCCGCGCCAAGGCGGCGATGGCGGCGGTGGAGTTCGACGAATGGGGCGGCGGCCGGGCCGAGCGCGTCCACGCGCGGCTGTTCGCGGACCTGATGACGGACCTGGACCTCGACACCGCCTACGGCCGCTATCTGGACGCGGCGTGCGCCGAGACCCTGGCCACGGTCAACATGATGTCGCTCTTCGGTCTGCACCGGTCCCTGCGGGGCGCCCTGGTGGGTCACTTCGCGGCGGTCGAGATCACCTCCTCCCCCGGTTCCCGGCGGCTGGCGCAGGCGATGCGCCGGGTGGGCGCCGGACCCGCCGCCGCGCACTTCTACGACGAGCACGTCGAGGCCGACGCGGTGCACGAGCAGGTCGTGCGCCACGAGGTCATCGCCGGCCTGCTCGCCGAGGAACCCGGGCTGGCCGCCGACATCGCCTTCGGGCTGGCCGCCACCGGCCATCTGGAGGACCGCCTCGGCGCCCGTCTGCTCCAGGCCTGGCGCTCCGGCGGGTCGTCGCTGCGCTCACCGATCACCGAACAGGAAAAAGTGGATATTTCGTGACCGACCCGGGTACTCGGCGCCCGTGAATCCCCTGGTGCTCCCGGGCGTCTACGCCCCACAGGAGGACACCGCCCTGCTGGCCGGGGCGCTGTCCGAGGAACCGTTGCCGCCGGGTGCCGACGTCCTCGACGTGGGGACCGGCACCGGCGCGCTGGCGCTGGCCGCGGCCCGCCGCGGCACGCGGGTCACCGCGATCGACGTGTCCCGGCGGGCGGTGTACTCCGCACGCCTCAACGCATGGCGGGAGCGGCTGCCGGTGCGGGTGCACCGCGGCAATCTCTTCGCACCGGTGCGCGGCAGGTCTTTCGACCTGATCCTGACCAACCCGCCCTACGTGCCCGCGCCGGCCGGCGGTCCGGCGCGCGGACCGGCCCGGGCCTGGGACGGGGGCGGCGACGGACGGCTGCTGGTGGACCGGATCTGTCTCGAGGCGCCCCGGCTGCTGCGGCCGGGCGGCGTGCTGCTGATGGTGCACTCCGCGCTCAGTGGCCCCGGGAGCACGCTCACGATCCTGCGCGGGTGCGGGCTGAAGGCGTCCGTGACGCGACGCCACCGCGTTCCCTTCGGTCCCGTCCTGCGCGAGCGCAGGCAGTGGCTGCGCGAGCGCGGGCTGCTGTCCGCCGACGACGGATACGAGGAGCTGGTGGTCGTCCGTGCCGAACTCCCCTGCTGACAAGCCCTGCCGGATCAGCGTCCGGCGCCGCGGTCCGCTGCTGGTCGAAGGGCCGGTCGAGGTGGAACTGGAGGACGGCAGCACGGTCGTCTCCGACCGTTTCCGGGTCGCCCTGTGCACCTGCCGGCGGAGCCGTCGCTACCCCTGGTGCGATACCAGTCACCGGGACCGGTCCTAGCGGCTGGCCGCGGCCGGGAGAGCCGTCCGCGGCGCTCTCCTGCCTGCCGGGGACAGTTGCGCACCGCACACGTGAAGGCGGCGCGACCCGAGGTCGCACCGCCTTCACGTGTGGTGATACCGGAGGCCGGCGGGCAGCCCCACACCGCCCGACGGCCTCCGGTCTACGGGATCACGGTGCTCCCGTGCCAGGGGCTCGCACTCCCCACTTCACGAGCCTCTCTC is from Streptomyces asoensis and encodes:
- a CDS encoding iron-containing redox enzyme family protein, coding for MAHDSHGPRLPDSRGPVSAAVLGYLAGTAPLPAAGTSASASPYGDDLQLALYLCYELHYRGFAGVSPDREWDPALLRVRAALEHRFLTALREDTPVHDSVDDALAELLVEPAEGTGVSHFLAAEGELWQVREYAAQRSLYHLKEADPHAWVLPRLWGRAKAAMAAVEFDEWGGGRAERVHARLFADLMTDLDLDTAYGRYLDAACAETLATVNMMSLFGLHRSLRGALVGHFAAVEITSSPGSRRLAQAMRRVGAGPAAAHFYDEHVEADAVHEQVVRHEVIAGLLAEEPGLAADIAFGLAATGHLEDRLGARLLQAWRSGGSSLRSPITEQEKVDIS
- a CDS encoding HemK2/MTQ2 family protein methyltransferase; translation: MNPLVLPGVYAPQEDTALLAGALSEEPLPPGADVLDVGTGTGALALAAARRGTRVTAIDVSRRAVYSARLNAWRERLPVRVHRGNLFAPVRGRSFDLILTNPPYVPAPAGGPARGPARAWDGGGDGRLLVDRICLEAPRLLRPGGVLLMVHSALSGPGSTLTILRGCGLKASVTRRHRVPFGPVLRERRQWLRERGLLSADDGYEELVVVRAELPC
- a CDS encoding CDGSH iron-sulfur domain-containing protein, with translation MPNSPADKPCRISVRRRGPLLVEGPVEVELEDGSTVVSDRFRVALCTCRRSRRYPWCDTSHRDRS